From Aliarcobacter butzleri, the proteins below share one genomic window:
- a CDS encoding SDR family NAD(P)-dependent oxidoreductase codes for MQNILITGCSSGIGLETALILKNNGIKVYASARKDKDIQMLKDLGFITFKIDVRNKKEIEFALKTILENDLKLDCVFNNAGFGQPGAVEDLSVKTLKKQFNTNFFGLHEVTIQAMKIFRTQGYGKIIQHSSVLGIIALKFRGAYNASKYAIEGINDTLRQEVMGSNIFISTINTGPVTSNFRENALKNFNKNIKMKGSFWEETYNLELKKRLESKEDKAPFNLPASSVANVVLKIMNSKKPKPRYYVTKATHILGFFKRVLSTSLLDKLLNKI; via the coding sequence ATGCAAAATATACTAATTACGGGTTGTTCAAGTGGAATTGGACTTGAAACTGCGCTTATTTTAAAAAACAATGGAATAAAAGTTTATGCAAGTGCAAGAAAAGACAAAGATATACAAATGTTAAAAGATTTAGGATTTATTACTTTTAAAATTGATGTTAGAAATAAAAAAGAGATAGAATTTGCACTTAAAACTATTTTAGAAAATGATTTAAAACTTGATTGTGTTTTTAATAATGCTGGTTTTGGACAACCAGGAGCTGTTGAAGATTTGAGTGTAAAAACTTTAAAAAAACAGTTTAATACAAACTTTTTTGGACTTCATGAAGTAACTATTCAAGCTATGAAAATATTTAGAACTCAAGGTTATGGAAAAATTATACAACATAGCTCTGTTTTAGGAATTATTGCTTTAAAATTTCGAGGTGCTTATAATGCTAGTAAATATGCTATTGAAGGAATAAATGACACTTTAAGACAAGAAGTTATGGGTTCAAATATTTTTATAAGTACTATAAACACAGGTCCTGTTACTTCAAACTTTAGAGAAAATGCTCTAAAAAATTTTAATAAAAATATAAAAATGAAAGGAAGTTTTTGGGAAGAAACTTATAATTTAGAACTTAAAAAAAGACTTGAATCAAAAGAAGACAAAGCACCTTTTAACCTTCCAGCTTCAAGTGTAGCAAATGTAGTTTTAAAGATAATGAATAGTAAAAAACCAAAACCAAGATATTATGTAACAAAAGCTACTCATATTTTAGGTTTCTTCAAAAGAGTTCTAAGTACCTCTTTACTTGATAAACTGTTAAATAAAATTTAA
- a CDS encoding cache domain-containing protein: MILPFIKTYKKIFILFIIIITIILYFLYKYNNILDKKYLDIFVSNQVQIVQNELENQKNQALSLALMFSKNQDIIKNLEENNHIELKKELLKLLNIIKTYTKNSIDIQIHTKDLEVFTRSWEDKDFGLKLQSFREGLVKVKNTNKPYVSSELGKRFNIKAIAPVFNSENSFIGSIEVIVDFNPLVSRLKVLGIDSIVLLEKNYLNIATYHKNSMELENHVILENSFSKNLFDILLKNPNYLKKESFYYETKDRVFTQLPLGRFENGSVGILLICFDKNINNFRYLPNYDYFGQINIKSEKRDDKDISKKEIIIR; the protein is encoded by the coding sequence ATGATACTCCCTTTTATAAAAACTTACAAAAAGATATTTATTCTATTCATTATTATAATAACTATTATTTTATATTTTTTATATAAATATAACAATATTTTAGACAAAAAGTATCTTGATATTTTTGTATCAAATCAAGTGCAAATTGTACAAAATGAGTTAGAAAATCAGAAAAATCAAGCTTTATCTTTAGCTTTAATGTTCTCAAAAAATCAAGATATTATCAAAAATTTAGAAGAGAATAACCATATAGAGCTAAAAAAAGAGCTTTTAAAACTTTTGAATATTATAAAAACATATACAAAAAATAGTATTGATATACAAATTCATACAAAAGATTTAGAAGTTTTTACAAGAAGTTGGGAAGATAAAGATTTTGGCTTAAAACTTCAAAGTTTTAGAGAAGGGCTTGTAAAAGTAAAAAATACAAATAAACCTTATGTTTCAAGTGAGTTAGGAAAAAGATTTAATATTAAAGCTATCGCACCAGTTTTTAATAGTGAAAACTCTTTTATCGGTTCTATTGAAGTAATAGTTGATTTTAACCCACTTGTAAGTAGGTTAAAAGTTTTGGGAATTGACTCCATAGTTTTACTTGAGAAAAACTATTTGAATATAGCAACATACCATAAAAATAGTATGGAGTTAGAAAATCATGTGATTTTAGAAAATAGTTTTAGTAAAAATTTATTTGATATTTTATTAAAAAATCCAAACTATCTTAAAAAAGAGAGTTTTTATTATGAAACAAAAGATAGAGTATTTACTCAACTTCCTTTAGGAAGATTTGAAAATGGTAGTGTTGGAATTTTACTTATCTGTTTTGACAAAAATATAAATAATTTTAGATATTTACCAAATTATGACTATTTTGGACAGATAAATATCAAAAGCGAAAAGAGAGATGACAAAGATATTTCAAAAAAAGAGATAATAATTAGATGA
- a CDS encoding sensor histidine kinase, protein MINNKLELKYVVIQVTISLLIAFIPIYFYIDATIKNQNIKDKLDLQNYANQVVLIIENFEKQNKDIFYYPRSNIFFSSIFDENKKEIFHSNTPLELFDEDFQTFNDKFCYKEYLSSNILSASFLIVCKNIDYSEVIYNALILLLIVSFFIFLLSFFVIKQSIEPYKKLNIYLDEFLKDAMHELKTPIGVARINIDILSIRLKNDKNILRIKSALKNMTVIYEDLEYYMQQNAVKDEKRAINLSIFLEKRVEFFNDLAISKNISFTKFIEKNIKINFNEIELYRIIDNNLSNAIKYSKENSNITVILETVNEDLKLTFKDEGVGIKDTSSIFKRYYRGDKITGGFGIGLSIVKNICDKNDIKIEVISKVQEGTTFIYSFGKIF, encoded by the coding sequence TTGATAAACAATAAACTTGAGTTAAAATATGTTGTAATACAAGTTACAATTAGTCTTCTTATAGCTTTTATTCCTATATATTTTTATATAGATGCAACAATAAAAAATCAAAATATAAAAGATAAACTTGATTTACAAAATTATGCAAATCAAGTTGTTTTAATAATAGAAAATTTCGAGAAACAAAACAAGGATATCTTTTATTATCCACGCTCAAATATATTTTTTTCTAGTATCTTTGATGAAAATAAAAAAGAAATTTTTCACTCAAATACTCCTTTAGAACTTTTTGATGAAGATTTCCAAACTTTTAATGATAAGTTTTGTTATAAAGAGTATCTGTCTTCAAATATTTTGAGTGCTTCTTTTCTGATTGTTTGTAAAAATATTGATTATAGTGAAGTTATTTATAATGCTTTAATTCTTCTTTTAATAGTGAGTTTTTTCATCTTTTTACTCTCATTTTTTGTAATAAAACAAAGCATTGAACCATATAAAAAGTTAAATATCTATTTAGATGAATTTTTAAAAGATGCAATGCATGAACTCAAAACTCCTATTGGAGTTGCAAGAATAAATATTGATATTCTATCAATACGGTTAAAAAACGATAAAAATATTTTAAGAATAAAATCAGCACTAAAAAATATGACAGTTATTTATGAAGATTTAGAATATTATATGCAACAAAATGCTGTAAAAGATGAAAAAAGAGCTATAAATCTATCAATATTTTTAGAAAAACGAGTAGAGTTTTTCAATGACTTAGCTATTTCAAAAAATATTAGTTTTACTAAATTTATAGAAAAAAATATCAAAATAAATTTCAATGAAATAGAACTTTATAGAATAATAGATAATAACCTTTCAAATGCTATAAAATACTCAAAAGAAAACTCTAATATAACTGTAATTTTAGAAACTGTAAATGAAGATTTGAAGCTAACATTTAAAGATGAAGGTGTTGGTATAAAAGATACTTCTAGTATTTTTAAAAGATATTATAGAGGTGATAAAATAACTGGTGGTTTTGGAATAGGGCTTAGTATTGTAAAAAATATTTGTGACAAAAATGATATAAAAATAGAAGTTATATCAAAGGTACAAGAAGGAACTACTTTTATTTATAGTTTTGGTAAAATCTTTTAG
- a CDS encoding ABC transporter permease, with product MFKIALGILIVVVLTIFFLPIFYTISPFELNPTKILQAPSFEHLFGTDRLGRDVLARVLEGGQTSLIIGFLAASISSLVGLFIGITAGFLKGNVDRAITIIIDLFLTFPTFFLLLALVSYIQASSIILIIVISITGWMGMSRMIRSESFAISNKPYIKILKISNISNFKIVFKYFAPLLAPIFLISFTFGVGGAILAESGLSFLGLGINPPNMSWGSLLSDGKAVIDIAWWVSFFPGFMIFVITFCLIQISDYLQNLANRKEIINY from the coding sequence ATGTTTAAAATAGCTTTAGGAATTTTAATAGTAGTTGTTTTAACTATCTTTTTCCTTCCTATTTTTTATACTATTTCTCCTTTTGAATTAAATCCAACTAAGATTTTACAAGCACCATCTTTTGAACATCTATTTGGTACAGATAGACTTGGACGTGATGTTTTAGCAAGAGTTCTTGAAGGTGGACAAACATCTTTAATCATTGGCTTTTTAGCTGCATCTATTTCTTCACTTGTTGGATTGTTTATTGGGATAACTGCAGGATTTTTAAAAGGAAATGTTGATAGAGCTATAACAATAATAATTGATTTGTTTTTGACATTTCCAACATTCTTTTTACTTTTAGCATTGGTATCTTATATTCAAGCTTCTTCAATTATTTTGATTATTGTGATATCAATAACTGGTTGGATGGGAATGTCAAGAATGATAAGAAGTGAGAGTTTTGCTATAAGTAATAAACCATATATCAAGATTTTAAAAATATCAAATATTTCAAACTTTAAAATAGTTTTTAAATACTTTGCTCCACTTCTTGCTCCTATCTTTCTTATATCTTTCACTTTTGGAGTTGGTGGAGCTATTTTAGCTGAATCTGGATTGTCATTTTTAGGACTTGGTATCAATCCTCCAAATATGAGTTGGGGAAGTTTGCTTAGTGATGGAAAAGCTGTTATTGATATAGCTTGGTGGGTTAGTTTCTTCCCTGGTTTTATGATATTTGTAATAACTTTTTGTTTAATCCAAATAAGTGATTATCTACAAAACTTAGCAAATAGAAAAGAGATAATAAACTACTAA
- a CDS encoding response regulator transcription factor: MIKILLLEDDYLYKISIKEFLEELDFIVDDFDNGEDALNAIFDKKYDLLLLDIRVPKMDGFELVKYVREAFIDTPIIILTSLTDIKNLSKGYELGCNDYIRKPFDMIELKHRIEQQIKNYFQTSDDAIVLDFGFKYSIKKSLLYKDNIIIELSSKELELVAFLVQNRGFFVSIESLHENVWEKKDISYADIRMCIKRVREKTNKDFIKTKRFLGYKIDKQ, from the coding sequence ATGATAAAGATATTGTTACTGGAAGATGACTATTTATATAAAATTTCTATAAAAGAGTTTTTAGAGGAGTTAGATTTTATAGTTGATGACTTTGATAATGGTGAAGATGCCTTAAATGCAATCTTTGATAAAAAATATGATTTACTTTTACTTGATATTAGAGTCCCTAAAATGGATGGTTTTGAACTTGTAAAATATGTTAGAGAGGCTTTTATTGATACTCCAATTATTATTTTAACTTCACTTACAGATATAAAGAATTTAAGTAAAGGATATGAGTTAGGGTGTAATGATTATATAAGAAAGCCATTTGATATGATAGAGTTAAAACATAGAATAGAGCAACAAATAAAGAATTATTTTCAAACAAGTGATGATGCAATTGTGCTTGATTTTGGTTTTAAATATAGTATAAAAAAATCTCTTTTGTATAAGGATAATATTATTATAGAACTTAGTTCAAAAGAGCTTGAACTTGTAGCTTTTTTAGTACAAAATCGTGGTTTTTTTGTATCTATTGAGAGTTTACATGAAAATGTTTGGGAAAAGAAAGATATTTCGTATGCAGATATAAGAATGTGCATTAAGAGAGTTAGAGAAAAGACAAATAAAGATTTTATAAAGACTAAGAGATTTTTAGGATATAAGATTGATAAACAATAA
- a CDS encoding TIGR02757 family protein, whose protein sequence is MTKKDKEIKELLDIEVNSRNSSLEISYDKPDPLLVARRYDDEFIILLCALFAYGNAKLIVKFLDSLDFSLLNESEEKIEKELKNHYYRFQNSADVIAIFKTFRRMKQENSLQNLFYESYKKENSILEGIDTLIQKIFKVANHNSQGFTFLVSSPLKRDKQGIIKENGNAPYKRWNMYLRWMIRDDNLDLGLWKNIDKKDLILPLDTHTFKVSQKLGLLTRKNYDLKSALMITDKLKEFDKLDPIKYDFSLYRIGQEKIVL, encoded by the coding sequence ATGACAAAAAAAGATAAAGAGATAAAAGAGCTTTTAGATATAGAAGTAAATAGTAGAAATAGTAGCCTTGAAATAAGTTATGATAAACCAGACCCACTTTTGGTTGCAAGAAGATACGATGATGAGTTTATCATACTTTTATGTGCTTTGTTTGCTTATGGAAATGCAAAGTTGATAGTTAAATTTTTGGATAGTTTGGACTTTTCACTTTTAAATGAAAGTGAAGAGAAAATAGAAAAAGAACTTAAAAATCACTATTATAGATTTCAAAATAGTGCTGATGTAATAGCTATATTTAAAACTTTTAGACGAATGAAACAAGAAAATAGTTTACAAAACTTATTTTATGAATCTTACAAAAAAGAGAACTCAATTTTAGAAGGTATTGATACTTTAATCCAAAAGATTTTTAAAGTAGCAAATCATAACTCACAAGGTTTTACTTTTTTAGTTTCAAGTCCACTAAAAAGAGATAAACAAGGAATTATAAAAGAGAATGGAAATGCTCCATATAAAAGATGGAATATGTATCTTAGATGGATGATAAGAGATGATAATCTTGATTTAGGACTTTGGAAAAATATAGATAAAAAAGATTTGATACTTCCTCTTGATACTCACACTTTTAAAGTGAGTCAAAAACTTGGATTATTGACACGAAAAAACTATGATTTAAAATCAGCCTTGATGATAACTGATAAACTAAAAGAGTTTGATAAGCTTGACCCTATAAAATATGATTTTAGTTTATATAGAATAGGGCAGGAGAAAATTGTATTATAA
- a CDS encoding DUF2971 domain-containing protein, which translates to MKKRFYRIRNLDSLLDKYKELENQEIFFQSTDKLNDPMEGFMDFIFKGDEVVWKNLIIHFIFCFSKVNLIYQVIGEKIKLDNKIIPIFEKIDLQKKQYYFDLLGDSNKNKFYEFINKDSISRSELESFLKDINLSFIGDISFLESKIFENDNLQNLQFLLNFYSHYLEVIEQFTYPKYYIASFLKESYNSSVWGHYGQGHSGVCLIFETNNEGEIPFLNVYTGLKLKEVNYNGNFEEINFFESLGKIPQPLVESFYIDENKNKSILFDKVLNNQEEWRKLFWDKYEKNKLTKTKDWTYEKEYRIVLNRLMDYEIKEEDRKLKYDFNCLKGVIFGIKTPQNKKDEIIEIIINKCHENNILDFEFYQAFYCKESKNIQHKKLDVNIINDLIKKAKQNKLDLNIEFLTLNKRKEEIDNENGEVEKRISKLEEINNIKNT; encoded by the coding sequence ATGAAAAAAAGATTTTATAGAATTAGAAACCTTGATAGTTTATTAGACAAATATAAAGAATTAGAAAATCAAGAAATATTTTTTCAATCAACAGATAAACTAAATGACCCAATGGAAGGGTTTATGGATTTTATTTTTAAAGGTGATGAAGTTGTTTGGAAGAATTTAATTATTCATTTTATATTTTGTTTTAGTAAAGTTAATTTGATTTACCAAGTAATTGGAGAAAAAATTAAACTTGATAATAAAATTATTCCTATATTTGAAAAAATTGATTTACAAAAAAAACAATATTATTTTGATTTATTAGGTGATAGTAACAAAAATAAATTTTATGAATTTATAAACAAAGATAGTATTTCAAGAAGTGAATTAGAAAGTTTTTTAAAAGATATAAATCTTAGTTTTATTGGAGATATTTCATTCTTAGAAAGTAAAATTTTTGAAAATGATAATTTACAAAATCTTCAATTCCTTTTAAATTTTTATTCTCATTATTTAGAAGTTATAGAACAATTTACTTATCCTAAATATTATATAGCTAGTTTTTTAAAAGAATCTTACAATTCATCTGTTTGGGGACATTATGGACAAGGTCATAGCGGAGTTTGTTTGATTTTTGAAACAAATAATGAAGGAGAAATACCATTTTTAAATGTTTACACAGGATTAAAGTTAAAAGAAGTAAATTATAATGGTAATTTCGAAGAAATAAATTTTTTTGAGTCATTGGGAAAAATACCCCAACCATTGGTAGAAAGTTTTTATATAGATGAGAATAAAAATAAAAGTATTTTATTTGATAAAGTTTTAAATAATCAAGAAGAATGGAGAAAACTTTTTTGGGATAAATATGAAAAGAATAAATTGACAAAAACTAAAGATTGGACGTATGAAAAAGAGTATAGAATAGTTTTAAATAGATTGATGGATTATGAAATTAAAGAAGAAGATAGAAAACTAAAATATGACTTTAATTGTTTAAAAGGTGTAATTTTTGGTATAAAAACTCCTCAAAATAAAAAAGATGAGATAATAGAGATTATAATAAATAAATGTCATGAAAATAATATTTTAGATTTTGAGTTTTATCAAGCTTTTTATTGTAAAGAATCAAAAAATATACAGCATAAAAAATTGGATGTAAATATCATAAATGATTTAATAAAAAAAGCTAAACAAAATAAATTAGATTTAAATATAGAATTTTTAACTTTAAATAAACGAAAAGAAGAGATAGATAATGAAAATGGAGAAGTGGAAAAACGAATAAGTAAATTGGAGGAAATAAATAATATTAAGAATACATAA
- the rsmD gene encoding 16S rRNA (guanine(966)-N(2))-methyltransferase RsmD, with the protein MGNNKPTTKIIAGVYKGKVLELPSLDVTRSSKSALKESVFNVLQFDIIDKIFIESFAGSGSIGLEAISRGAKRSYFIELDKNSYSILVRNCKSIDIEKCQTIQGNAFVQTPLILDFMRNSKDEIILYVDPPFDYREGMDDIYEKSFHMIENIEADNIFMIIIEHVSKLEVPQTLGKFSLDKTRKFGKSSLSYFTYTK; encoded by the coding sequence ATGGGAAATAATAAACCAACTACAAAAATAATTGCTGGTGTTTATAAAGGAAAAGTTTTAGAATTACCATCTTTAGATGTTACTAGAAGTTCAAAATCTGCATTAAAAGAGTCAGTTTTTAATGTTTTACAATTTGATATCATAGATAAAATATTTATTGAATCTTTTGCAGGAAGTGGTTCTATTGGACTTGAAGCAATCAGTAGAGGAGCTAAAAGATCTTATTTTATAGAACTTGATAAAAACTCTTACTCTATTTTAGTAAGAAACTGTAAATCTATTGATATAGAAAAATGTCAAACTATTCAAGGAAATGCTTTTGTTCAAACTCCTTTGATTTTAGACTTTATGAGAAATTCAAAAGATGAAATCATCTTATATGTTGATCCACCATTTGATTATAGAGAAGGAATGGATGATATTTATGAAAAATCTTTTCATATGATAGAAAATATTGAAGCTGATAATATTTTTATGATTATAATTGAACACGTATCAAAACTAGAAGTTCCTCAAACTTTAGGAAAATTTTCTTTAGATAAAACAAGAAAATTTGGTAAAAGTTCACTTTCTTATTTTACTTATACGAAGTAA
- the modD gene encoding ModD protein translates to MINFSDNELLEYLNDDIPYLDLTTYLQNINDKKAKLEIFTREDIIVSCSEEASRIAILQNCKIEYLIPSKQKLKAGDKILAFSGDYNTVHKIWRTVQLLLEYSCKIATYTNNMKEKIEKVNSSCELLTTRKTYPFSKKFCIKSILVGQAFPHRLNLSETILFFAHHRIVYKNDEEFYKELKVFKQKAPEKKIVVEVTTFEDAKAVLEAKADVLQLDKLDIETIKKIVDYKNENFADVKLLATGGINLNNVEEYAKTQVDAIVTSSMYSCGMANLGSKISLI, encoded by the coding sequence ATGATAAACTTTAGTGACAATGAACTTTTAGAATATCTAAATGATGATATTCCTTACTTGGATTTGACTACATATCTTCAAAATATAAATGATAAAAAAGCAAAATTAGAGATTTTTACAAGAGAAGATATTATAGTATCTTGTAGTGAAGAAGCTTCAAGAATAGCAATACTTCAAAATTGTAAAATAGAATATCTTATCCCTTCAAAGCAAAAATTAAAAGCAGGAGATAAAATCTTAGCTTTTAGTGGAGATTATAATACTGTTCATAAAATTTGGAGAACAGTACAACTTTTACTTGAATATAGTTGTAAAATAGCAACTTACACAAATAATATGAAAGAAAAAATAGAAAAAGTAAATAGTAGTTGTGAACTTTTAACAACTAGAAAAACTTATCCATTTTCTAAAAAATTTTGTATAAAATCTATTTTAGTAGGTCAAGCTTTCCCTCATAGATTAAATTTGAGTGAAACTATTTTATTTTTTGCTCATCATAGAATTGTTTATAAAAATGATGAAGAATTTTACAAAGAGTTAAAAGTATTTAAACAAAAAGCACCTGAGAAAAAAATAGTCGTGGAAGTTACTACTTTTGAAGATGCAAAAGCAGTTCTTGAAGCTAAAGCTGATGTTTTACAGCTTGATAAACTAGATATAGAAACTATAAAAAAAATTGTAGATTATAAAAATGAAAACTTTGCAGATGTTAAACTTCTCGCAACAGGTGGTATAAATTTAAATAATGTAGAAGAGTATGCAAAAACTCAAGTAGATGCAATTGTAACGAGTTCTATGTATTCGTGTGGAATGGCAAATTTAGGAAGTAAAATTTCTTTGATATAA
- a CDS encoding type II toxin-antitoxin system HicA family toxin, with the protein MASLSNITGKELIKFVKSIGYRFDRQKGNHRIFVHEEKKTLTIPVYKKKIVKIGLLGGILRDIGISKNEFIDLIM; encoded by the coding sequence ATGGCTTCTTTATCTAATATAACAGGTAAAGAGTTGATAAAGTTTGTCAAATCTATAGGGTATAGATTTGACAGGCAAAAAGGAAATCATAGAATTTTTGTTCATGAAGAAAAGAAAACCCTTACAATTCCTGTATATAAAAAGAAAATAGTTAAAATTGGTTTATTAGGTGGAATATTAAGAGATATTGGTATTTCAAAAAATGAGTTTATAGATTTAATCATGTAA
- a CDS encoding c-type cytochrome, translating to MKKIVTVALFGALAVSSLFADEVVKFDKNLIKERNNIGYKYEGPKIEWKAPDESTIPNNQFGDLIKYGKELVTHTYKYIGPEVEDKKMRFAGNNLSCQSCHLDAGTKAYSAGFIGVFANFPQYRPRENTIGTLADRINGCMERSMNGKALPLGSKEMKAFEAYMYWLSQGIPIGAKVEGSSLAEVNRKMIQTTKADTDKGKVVYDTQCAACHGANGEGVKNEGKANGYMYPPLWGKDSYNKGAGMYRTLKAMDFIKANMPLGATHENPILTDEEAYNVAAFMNMNEHKRPEKANREKDFPDASVKAPDTYIEGKDPIEKQVGPFGQFIKTNK from the coding sequence ATGAAAAAGATTGTAACTGTTGCATTATTTGGTGCATTAGCTGTAAGTTCATTATTTGCAGATGAAGTTGTTAAATTTGATAAAAATCTTATCAAAGAAAGAAACAACATTGGATACAAATACGAAGGACCAAAAATAGAGTGGAAAGCTCCAGATGAGAGTACTATTCCAAATAATCAATTTGGTGATTTAATCAAATATGGAAAAGAGTTAGTAACTCATACGTACAAATACATAGGACCTGAAGTCGAAGATAAAAAGATGAGATTTGCTGGAAATAATCTTTCATGTCAAAGCTGTCATTTAGATGCTGGGACAAAAGCTTACTCAGCTGGGTTTATTGGAGTATTTGCAAACTTTCCACAATATAGACCAAGAGAAAATACTATTGGAACTTTAGCAGATAGAATAAATGGTTGTATGGAAAGAAGTATGAACGGAAAAGCTCTTCCACTTGGTAGCAAAGAGATGAAAGCTTTTGAAGCTTATATGTATTGGTTAAGTCAAGGTATTCCAATAGGTGCTAAAGTAGAAGGTTCAAGTTTAGCTGAAGTTAATAGAAAAATGATACAAACAACTAAAGCCGATACAGATAAAGGAAAAGTTGTGTATGATACACAATGTGCAGCTTGTCATGGTGCAAACGGTGAAGGTGTTAAAAATGAAGGTAAGGCAAATGGATATATGTATCCGCCACTTTGGGGAAAAGATAGCTATAACAAAGGTGCTGGAATGTACAGAACTTTAAAAGCTATGGATTTTATTAAAGCAAATATGCCTTTAGGTGCAACACATGAAAATCCTATTTTAACAGATGAAGAAGCTTATAACGTTGCAGCTTTTATGAATATGAATGAGCATAAAAGACCAGAAAAAGCAAATAGAGAAAAAGATTTTCCAGATGCATCTGTAAAAGCTCCTGATACATATATTGAAGGAAAAGATCCTATTGAAAAACAAGTTGGACCATTTGGACAGTTTATTAAAACTAACAAATAA